One segment of Macaca fascicularis isolate 582-1 chromosome 2, T2T-MFA8v1.1 DNA contains the following:
- the LOC101867505 gene encoding aminoacylase-1 isoform X2, producing MTSKGPEEEHPSVTLFRQYLRIRTVQPKPDYGAAVAFFEERARQLGLGCQKVEVAPGYVVTVLTWPGTNPALSSILLNSHTDVVPVFKEHWSHDPFEAFKDSEGYIYARGAQDMKCVSIQYLEAVRRLKVEGHRFPRTIHMTFVPDEEVGGHQGMELFVQRPEFHALRAGFALDEGIANPTDAFTVFYSERSPWWVRVTSTGRPGHGSLFIEDTAAEKLKWMHPQVTPTDDSNPWWAAFSRVCKDMNLSLEPEIMPAATDSRFIRAVGVPALGFSPLNHTPVLLHDHDERLHEAVFLRGVDIYTRLLPALASVPALPSES from the exons ATGACCAGCAAGGGTCCCGAGGAGGAGCATCCATCAGTGACGCTCTTCCGCCAGTACCTGCGCATCCGCACCGTCCAGCCCAAGCCTGACTATG GAGCTGCTGTGGCCTTCTTTGAGGAGAGAGCCCGCCAGCTGGGCCTGGGCTGTCAGAAAGTGGAG GTGGCACCTGGCTATGTGGTGACCGTGTTGACCTGGCCAGGCACCAACCCTGCACTCTCCTCCATCTTGCTCAACTCCCACACGGATGTGGTGCCTGTCTTCAAG GAACATTGGAGTCACGACCCCTTTGAGGCCTTCAAGGATTCTGAGGGCTACATCTATGCCAGGGGTGCCCAAGACATGAAGTGCGTCAGCATCCA GTACCTGGAGGCTGTGAGGAGGCTGAAGGTGGAGGGCCACCGGTTCCCCAGAACCATCCACATGACCTTTGTGCCTG atgaggaggttGGGGGTCACCAAGGCATGGAGCTGTTCGTGCAGCGGCCTGAGTTCCACGCCCTGAGGGCAGGATTTGCCCTGGATGAGG GCATAGCCAACCCCACTGATGCCTTCACTGTCTTTTATAGTGAGCGGAGTCCCTGGT GGGTGCGGGTcaccagcactgggaggccaggCCATGGCTCGCTCTTCATCGAGGACACAGCAGCAGAGAAGCTG AAGTGGATGCACCCCCAAGTGACACCTACTGATGACTCAAACCCCTGGTGGGCAGCTTTTAGCCGGGTCTGCAAGGACAT GAACCTCTCTCTGGAGCCTGAGATCATGCCTGCTGCCACTGACAGCCGCTTTATCCGTGCG GTGGGGGTCCCAGCTCTAGGCTTCTCACCCTTGAACCACACACCTGTGCTACTGCACGACCACGATGAACGGCTGCATGAGGCTGTGTTCCTCCGTGGGGTGGACATATATACACGCCTGCTGCCTGCCCTTGCCAGTGTgcctgccctgcccagtgagAGCTGA
- the LOC101867505 gene encoding aminoacylase-1 isoform X1, giving the protein MTSKGPEEEHPSVTLFRQYLRIRTVQPKPDYGAAVAFFEERARQLGLGCQKVEVAPGYVVTVLTWPGTNPALSSILLNSHTDVVPVFKEHWSHDPFEAFKDSEGYIYARGAQDMKCVSIQYLEAVRRLKVEGHRFPRTIHMTFVPDEEVGGHQGMELFVQRPEFHALRAGFALDEGIANPTDAFTVFYSERSPWWVRVTSTGRPGHGSLFIEDTAAEKLHKVVSSILAFREKEWQRLQSNPHLKEGAVTSVNLTKLEGGVAYNVVPATMSASFDFRVAPDVDFKAFEEQLQSWCQAAGEGVTLEFAQKWMHPQVTPTDDSNPWWAAFSRVCKDMNLSLEPEIMPAATDSRFIRAVGVPALGFSPLNHTPVLLHDHDERLHEAVFLRGVDIYTRLLPALASVPALPSES; this is encoded by the exons ATGACCAGCAAGGGTCCCGAGGAGGAGCATCCATCAGTGACGCTCTTCCGCCAGTACCTGCGCATCCGCACCGTCCAGCCCAAGCCTGACTATG GAGCTGCTGTGGCCTTCTTTGAGGAGAGAGCCCGCCAGCTGGGCCTGGGCTGTCAGAAAGTGGAG GTGGCACCTGGCTATGTGGTGACCGTGTTGACCTGGCCAGGCACCAACCCTGCACTCTCCTCCATCTTGCTCAACTCCCACACGGATGTGGTGCCTGTCTTCAAG GAACATTGGAGTCACGACCCCTTTGAGGCCTTCAAGGATTCTGAGGGCTACATCTATGCCAGGGGTGCCCAAGACATGAAGTGCGTCAGCATCCA GTACCTGGAGGCTGTGAGGAGGCTGAAGGTGGAGGGCCACCGGTTCCCCAGAACCATCCACATGACCTTTGTGCCTG atgaggaggttGGGGGTCACCAAGGCATGGAGCTGTTCGTGCAGCGGCCTGAGTTCCACGCCCTGAGGGCAGGATTTGCCCTGGATGAGG GCATAGCCAACCCCACTGATGCCTTCACTGTCTTTTATAGTGAGCGGAGTCCCTGGT GGGTGCGGGTcaccagcactgggaggccaggCCATGGCTCGCTCTTCATCGAGGACACAGCAGCAGAGAAGCTG CACAAGGTTGTGAGCTCCATCCTGGCATTCCGGGAGAAGGAATGGCAGAG GCTGCAGTCAAACCCCCACCTGAAAGAGGGGGCTGTGACGTCCGTGAACCTGACTAAGCTAGAGGGTGGCGTGGCCTATAACGTGGTACCTGCCACCATGAGCGCCAGCTTTGACTTCCGTGTGGCACCGGATGTGGACTTCAAG GCTTTTGAGGAGCAGCTGCAGAGCTGGTGCCAGGCAGCTGGCGAGGGGGTCACCTTAGAGTTTGCTCAG AAGTGGATGCACCCCCAAGTGACACCTACTGATGACTCAAACCCCTGGTGGGCAGCTTTTAGCCGGGTCTGCAAGGACAT GAACCTCTCTCTGGAGCCTGAGATCATGCCTGCTGCCACTGACAGCCGCTTTATCCGTGCG GTGGGGGTCCCAGCTCTAGGCTTCTCACCCTTGAACCACACACCTGTGCTACTGCACGACCACGATGAACGGCTGCATGAGGCTGTGTTCCTCCGTGGGGTGGACATATATACACGCCTGCTGCCTGCCCTTGCCAGTGTgcctgccctgcccagtgagAGCTGA
- the LOC135969729 gene encoding LOW QUALITY PROTEIN: aminoacylase-1-like (The sequence of the model RefSeq protein was modified relative to this genomic sequence to represent the inferred CDS: inserted 2 bases in 1 codon) — protein MTSKGPEEEHPSVTLFRQYLRIRTVQPKPDYGAAVAFFEERARQLGLGCQKVEVAPGYVVTMLTWPGTNPAXSSILLNSHTDVVPVFKEHWSHDPFEAFKDSEGYIYARGAQDMKCVSIQYLEAVRRLKVEGHRFPRTIHMTFVPDEEVGGHQGMELFVQRPEFHALRAGFALDEGIANPTDAFTVFYSERSPWWVRVTSTGRPGHGSLFIEDTAAEKLHKVVSSILAFREKEWQRLQSNPHLKEGAVTSVNLTKLEGGVAYNVVPATMSASFDFRVAPDVDFKAFEEQLQSWCQAAGEGVTLEFAQKWMHPQVTPTDDSNPWWAAFSRVCKDMNLSLEPEIMPAATDSRFIRVVGVPALGFSPLNRTPVLLHDHDERLHEAVFLRGVDIYTRLLPALASVPALPSES, from the exons ATGACCAGCAAGGGTCCCGAGGAGGAGCATCCATCAGTGACGCTCTTCCGCCAGTACCTGCGCATCCGCACCGTCCAGCCCAAGCCTGACTATG GAGCTGCTGTGGCCTTCTTTGAGGAGAGAGCCCGCCAGCTGGGCCTGGGCTGTCAGAAAGTGGAG GTGGCACCTGGCTATGTGGTGACCATGTTGACCTGGCCAGGCACCAACCCTGC CTCCTCCATCTTGCTCAACTCCCACACGGATGTGGTGCCTGTCTTCAAG GAACATTGGAGTCACGACCCCTTTGAGGCCTTCAAGGATTCTGAGGGCTACATCTATGCCAGGGGTGCCCAAGACATGAAGTGCGTCAGCATCCA GTACCTGGAGGCTGTGAGGAGGCTGAAGGTGGAGGGCCACCGGTTCCCCAGAACCATCCACATGACCTTTGTGCCTG atgaggaggttGGGGGTCACCAAGGCATGGAGCTGTTCGTGCAGCGGCCTGAGTTCCACGCCCTGAGGGCAGGATTTGCCCTGGATGAGG GCATAGCCAACCCCACTGATGCCTTCACTGTCTTTTATAGTGAGCGGAGTCCCTGGT GGGTGCGGGTcaccagcactgggaggccaggCCATGGCTCGCTCTTCATCGAGGACACAGCAGCAGAGAAGCTG CACAAGGTTGTGAGCTCCATCCTGGCATTCCGGGAGAAGGAATGGCAGAG GCTGCAGTCAAACCCCCACCTGAAAGAGGGGGCTGTGACGTCCGTGAACCTGACTAAACTAGAGGGTGGCGTGGCCTATAACGTGGTACCTGCCACCATGAGCGCCAGCTTTGACTTCCGTGTGGCACCGGATGTGGACTTCAAG GCTTTTGAGGAGCAGCTGCAGAGCTGGTGCCAGGCAGCTGGCGAGGGGGTCACCTTAGAGTTTGCTCAG AAGTGGATGCACCCCCAAGTGACACCTACTGATGACTCAAACCCCTGGTGGGCAGCTTTTAGCCGGGTCTGCAAGGACAT GAACCTCTCTCTGGAGCCTGAGATCATGCCTGCTGCCACTGACAGCCGCTTTATCCGTGTG GTGGGGGTCCCAGCTCTAGGCTTCTCACCCTTGAACCGCACACCTGTGCTACTGCACGACCACGATGAACGGCTGCATGAGGCTGTGTTCCTCCGTGGGGTGGACATATATACACGCCTGCTGCCTGCCCTTGCCAGTGTgcctgccctgcccagtgagAGCTGA